From the genome of Candidatus Nitrosocosmicus oleophilus, one region includes:
- the cobI gene encoding precorrin-2 C(20)-methyltransferase encodes MGNFTLHCVGCGPGDPDLLTLKAINIIKNADVIYTPTARENKPSVALSIVEKFLVKETEIRQLIFPMVKDYEKLREHWKSNAKEIADAVRNGKKAVYLTVGDPSLYSTWIYIHKEMCKTHKDIEIEIVPGITSIFSFSAEIKTPIGEGEEIIGIIPACYNLDRLKIAAECCDTLVFLKDGRYFNNVIDILMESSFPEDSDIFIAEDVSTDNETLQKRKLVDVAKNKNENNDKYFSIMIAKKKK; translated from the coding sequence ATGGGTAATTTTACACTACATTGTGTTGGCTGTGGTCCTGGTGATCCCGATTTACTAACTTTGAAAGCAATCAATATCATAAAAAATGCTGATGTGATTTATACCCCAACCGCGAGAGAGAACAAACCCAGTGTTGCATTGTCAATAGTCGAAAAATTCCTAGTCAAAGAAACTGAAATTCGTCAATTAATATTTCCTATGGTAAAAGATTATGAGAAATTAAGAGAACATTGGAAGAGTAATGCCAAAGAAATAGCAGATGCGGTCAGAAATGGAAAAAAAGCTGTTTATTTAACCGTAGGTGATCCATCTCTTTACAGTACTTGGATATATATTCATAAAGAAATGTGTAAGACACATAAGGACATTGAGATAGAGATAGTACCAGGAATAACATCCATTTTCTCGTTTTCTGCAGAAATTAAAACTCCAATAGGAGAAGGAGAGGAGATAATAGGAATAATCCCAGCATGCTATAACCTGGACAGATTAAAGATAGCAGCAGAATGCTGCGATACACTTGTTTTTTTAAAGGACGGTCGATATTTTAATAATGTAATAGACATACTAATGGAATCAAGTTTTCCAGAGGATTCGGATATTTTTATTGCTGAAGATGTCTCCACCGATAATGAAACATTACAAAAAAGGAAGCTTGTTGACGTGGCAAAAAACAAAAATGAAAACAATGATAAGTACTTTTCAATAATGATAGCCAAAAAGAAAAAATGA
- the cobM gene encoding precorrin-4 C(11)-methyltransferase — translation MIQKNTVYFVGSGPGDPELITIKAKNLLENADVIIYSGSLLNPELLRYAKRDAQLYDAAKLDRLEIYEILKDSTRKGKLAIRFHDGDPAIFSTIREQIDRLEKDEIECSVIPGITSLLGAAASMNLELTLPGITQTIIITRAEFRTPVPDRERISELSKHGSTMAFYLSVHLLERVIEELLKGGVYTNDTPVAIIFKATWKDQKILKGTLGTITKKVKEERIVKTALIVVGDVIAPKKYEFSKVYDSQFTHGYRKSKESSSSS, via the coding sequence ATGATCCAAAAGAATACAGTTTATTTTGTAGGTTCAGGACCCGGAGACCCTGAATTAATTACAATAAAAGCAAAGAACCTTTTAGAAAACGCTGATGTAATAATATATTCAGGATCGTTATTAAATCCTGAATTACTGAGGTATGCTAAAAGAGATGCTCAATTATACGATGCAGCGAAATTAGACAGATTAGAAATATATGAAATTCTAAAGGATTCTACAAGAAAGGGCAAGTTGGCGATTAGGTTTCATGATGGAGACCCAGCTATTTTTAGTACTATAAGAGAACAAATAGACAGATTAGAGAAAGATGAAATTGAATGTAGTGTTATTCCTGGAATTACTTCACTTCTTGGTGCAGCAGCATCGATGAATCTAGAATTAACTTTGCCTGGCATTACTCAAACAATAATCATAACTCGCGCAGAATTCAGAACACCTGTTCCAGACAGAGAGCGAATTTCAGAATTGTCAAAACATGGATCGACCATGGCATTTTATTTAAGCGTGCATTTACTTGAAAGGGTTATTGAAGAATTATTGAAGGGCGGAGTTTATACTAACGATACACCAGTTGCAATAATATTCAAAGCAACATGGAAAGATCAAAAAATACTGAAGGGCACTCTTGGTACCATTACAAAGAAAGTCAAAGAAGAAAGGATTGTAAAAACTGCATTAATAGTGGTTGGAGATGTGATAGCACCAAAAAAATATGAATTTTCCAAAGTTTATGATTCACAGTTTACCCATGGATATAGAAAAAGTAAAGAGAGTAGTTCTAGCTCTTAA
- a CDS encoding ribonuclease Z gives MQEPCLPFYHVVEHYMVNLEVIFLGTSAAMPAEDRSLSSLVVNRNGTLLIFDAGEGMQYNFIRTGLGFNRKTMIFITHMHSDHILGILGFLQTLSLQGRKAGVDIFGPELLYDFLVENMKLLPIKLTFQLDIHVIPNSQGTIVEEKDYKILYCKSEHGPNICSYAYCLLENDRPGKFNVGRAKELGIPEGELYGSLQKGVDVIYDDKLFYSHDIVGPTRPGRKIGISGDTRPSDSLCDFFRNCDLLIFESTFSSNELTKAIESYHSTAIETATLAKMASVRRLCLTHFSSRYKDLNVLLYEAKSIFFHTELAFDLKIIPVHYLK, from the coding sequence TTGCAAGAACCTTGTCTTCCATTTTATCACGTAGTTGAACATTATATGGTGAATCTCGAAGTTATTTTTCTTGGAACATCTGCAGCGATGCCTGCAGAAGACAGGTCACTTTCTTCTCTTGTAGTAAATAGAAATGGAACTTTGTTGATTTTTGACGCTGGAGAGGGGATGCAATATAATTTTATTCGTACTGGATTGGGGTTTAATAGGAAAACTATGATATTCATTACTCATATGCACTCTGATCATATCTTAGGCATATTGGGTTTTCTACAAACACTATCACTACAGGGTAGAAAGGCTGGGGTTGATATTTTTGGTCCAGAACTACTGTATGATTTCTTAGTTGAGAACATGAAATTGCTCCCGATTAAATTAACTTTTCAACTAGACATTCATGTAATTCCTAATTCTCAAGGAACTATTGTAGAGGAGAAGGACTATAAGATATTATACTGTAAATCCGAACATGGTCCTAATATTTGTTCATATGCATATTGTTTGCTTGAAAATGATAGACCCGGAAAATTCAACGTAGGACGAGCAAAAGAATTAGGTATTCCCGAAGGAGAATTATATGGCTCACTTCAAAAAGGTGTAGATGTTATTTATGATGATAAATTATTTTATTCTCATGATATAGTTGGTCCTACAAGACCTGGTAGGAAAATTGGTATTTCTGGAGACACGCGTCCATCTGACAGTCTGTGCGATTTTTTTAGAAATTGTGATTTACTGATCTTCGAATCAACATTCTCATCCAATGAACTTACAAAGGCAATAGAGTCCTACCATTCTACTGCCATCGAAACTGCAACTCTAGCTAAGATGGCTTCTGTACGTAGATTATGTCTGACCCACTTTAGTAGTAGATATAAAGATCTAAATGTCTTATTATATGAGGCCAAATCAATATTCTTTCATACCGAATTGGCATTTGATCTGAAAATAATACCGGTTCATTACCTAAAATAG
- a CDS encoding ribose-phosphate diphosphokinase yields the protein MPGPSSIELGSSIASCLNVDAVEVELRTFSDGESKIRINANLLDKKCIVVQSTYPPVDSHFLQALMMLSYCNDFGASEVIPVIPYMGYARQDRVFLEGEFVTMSMIAKLFEYFGTRSLITVDIHSTKALSYFNCDISNISSMPLLAKYAINNFSLTEPIIVSPDLGGVPRAKEFAGIMNASFLGLRKNRDRFTGNITMDEKLDITIKNRDIVILDDMVSSGGTILRAVDILKNNGCGKVFVMCVHALSDEKSITLLKSSGINEIVSTNSIPRSCSKVDLSSEIARTLSSILSRS from the coding sequence TTGCCGGGACCTTCTTCAATTGAATTGGGGAGTTCCATTGCTTCGTGTTTAAATGTTGATGCTGTCGAAGTCGAATTACGCACTTTTTCTGATGGCGAAAGTAAAATAAGAATTAATGCGAATTTACTTGATAAAAAATGCATTGTTGTACAATCTACTTATCCACCAGTAGATTCACATTTTTTACAGGCATTGATGATGCTGTCATATTGTAATGACTTTGGTGCTTCAGAAGTTATTCCGGTTATCCCTTACATGGGTTATGCCAGACAGGATAGAGTATTTCTGGAAGGCGAATTTGTGACTATGTCAATGATAGCAAAACTTTTTGAATATTTTGGAACTCGTAGTCTGATAACTGTTGATATACACAGTACTAAGGCATTATCTTATTTCAATTGTGACATTTCTAATATTTCTTCTATGCCATTACTGGCAAAATATGCCATTAACAATTTTAGTTTAACAGAACCTATTATTGTGTCACCAGACCTTGGCGGAGTTCCTAGAGCAAAAGAGTTTGCTGGAATTATGAATGCTTCTTTCCTTGGGTTAAGAAAAAATAGAGATAGATTCACTGGAAATATTACCATGGATGAAAAACTAGATATTACAATTAAGAATCGAGATATTGTGATTCTTGATGATATGGTATCTAGTGGAGGAACTATACTAAGGGCCGTGGATATATTAAAAAATAATGGTTGCGGCAAAGTCTTTGTTATGTGCGTTCATGCTCTGTCGGATGAAAAATCCATAACTTTGTTAAAGAGTTCTGGGATAAATGAGATTGTTTCTACCAATAGTATCCCAAGATCCTGTTCAAAGGTTGATTTGAGTAGCGAGATTGCAAGAACCTTGTCTTCCATTTTATCACGTAGTTGA
- a CDS encoding hydantoinase/oxoprolinase family protein, with translation MKKIRIGIDVGGTFTKAVAIDVIEKRILGKKSVSTTHSLEGGVSVGIVDALSTLIEMCSIDYKEIELISHSTTQAVNAFLEGDVSKVGIIGMGVGMEKTNVMKRTHIKDISLNSNKFLRTCYTFLDTSKYLEEPGIKKSIENLVSEGAQSIVVSEAFGVDDPSNELFVMKHSKLPCTAGHELTGIYGLEIRTLTATINASILPKATSTANYVKSAVNNLGIDVPVMIMKGDGGVTTLDSFLHKPIITVLSGPAASVVGALLFLQVLEGIFIEVGGTSTNISIIKDGKPEMRYVNIMEHPTCIRSLDVRICGVAGGSLLRLSSKRRIIDVGPRSSHIAGLEYSCFADPDELIKGEIVPISPLNNDPSDYISIKVPGGKSYGVTNTCAANALGLIPKNDNAYGNADSARIAFTKLATYMGMPPEQIARQVLDISVSKISDYIIPMVKEYKLSKNRIVVIGGGGGASVLVPLVAKELGFEYKKADYADVISSIGVATGMIYEEKEKTINNPTPEDVTQLITEIKDVAIRKNASPNSLSVQSEYISDRSILRVTVIGNVTLDLNNVGSRELKQEEVVEIAKTLFHNDGDITLEHTLGNYYIFTNSYQKKKLFFKTRMQSILVLDKFGRVRLSLDNGKLIHGFSTKMSADLPSIISKFSSNSDLSPNVQLVDGFQLLDFSSLNANEQVIQAIREQLDKIDSEVLLIIKQ, from the coding sequence ATGAAAAAAATTAGGATCGGAATAGATGTAGGGGGCACCTTTACCAAAGCCGTAGCTATTGATGTAATTGAAAAAAGAATACTAGGAAAAAAATCTGTTTCAACCACACATTCTTTAGAAGGGGGTGTTTCTGTAGGCATAGTTGACGCCTTATCCACATTAATAGAGATGTGCAGCATAGACTATAAAGAAATAGAGTTAATTTCTCATAGTACTACCCAAGCTGTCAATGCCTTTCTTGAGGGAGACGTATCAAAAGTTGGCATTATTGGAATGGGGGTAGGAATGGAAAAAACGAATGTCATGAAAAGAACTCATATTAAAGATATATCACTAAATTCCAATAAATTTCTCAGAACCTGTTATACCTTTTTAGATACTTCCAAGTATTTAGAGGAGCCTGGGATCAAAAAATCCATAGAGAATTTGGTTTCAGAGGGAGCTCAATCCATAGTTGTAAGTGAAGCTTTCGGAGTTGATGATCCAAGTAACGAATTATTTGTAATGAAACATTCTAAACTTCCTTGTACTGCCGGCCATGAATTAACTGGAATTTATGGATTAGAGATCAGAACTTTGACAGCAACAATTAATGCTAGCATTCTTCCAAAAGCCACAAGTACCGCAAATTACGTTAAATCTGCAGTCAATAACTTAGGTATAGATGTACCAGTAATGATAATGAAAGGTGATGGGGGTGTAACCACGTTGGATTCTTTTTTGCACAAGCCCATAATAACGGTGCTTTCAGGCCCAGCTGCAAGTGTTGTAGGCGCATTGCTCTTTTTGCAGGTTTTAGAAGGTATATTTATTGAAGTTGGTGGTACTTCAACTAACATTAGTATAATTAAGGATGGAAAGCCCGAAATGCGTTATGTGAACATAATGGAACATCCAACTTGTATAAGATCACTTGATGTAAGAATTTGTGGTGTTGCTGGGGGGTCTTTATTGAGACTTTCATCAAAGAGAAGAATTATTGATGTTGGTCCTCGATCCTCACACATTGCAGGATTAGAATATTCTTGTTTTGCCGATCCTGATGAATTGATAAAGGGTGAAATTGTACCTATTAGTCCATTGAATAATGATCCAAGTGACTATATTAGTATCAAAGTTCCTGGGGGAAAATCATACGGGGTCACCAACACATGTGCTGCAAATGCATTAGGTCTCATCCCAAAAAATGATAATGCATATGGAAATGCGGATTCAGCTAGGATTGCATTTACGAAGTTGGCCACATATATGGGAATGCCGCCTGAGCAAATTGCTAGACAAGTTTTGGATATTTCTGTTTCAAAGATATCGGATTATATAATTCCAATGGTAAAAGAGTACAAATTATCAAAGAATAGAATAGTGGTTATTGGAGGAGGAGGAGGCGCTTCGGTTTTGGTACCACTTGTTGCTAAGGAACTAGGTTTTGAATACAAAAAAGCAGATTACGCCGATGTCATTTCATCTATAGGTGTAGCCACAGGAATGATTTATGAAGAGAAAGAGAAAACCATTAATAATCCCACTCCTGAAGATGTTACTCAATTAATAACGGAGATTAAAGATGTAGCTATAAGAAAAAATGCATCTCCTAATTCACTATCCGTTCAATCAGAATATATAAGCGATCGTTCAATTTTGAGAGTCACTGTTATCGGTAATGTTACTCTAGACTTGAATAATGTCGGTTCTAGAGAGTTAAAACAAGAGGAAGTAGTAGAGATTGCAAAAACCTTGTTTCATAATGATGGGGATATTACTTTGGAACATACGCTAGGAAATTATTATATTTTTACGAATTCATATCAGAAAAAAAAATTATTCTTTAAAACAAGAATGCAATCCATATTGGTATTAGATAAATTTGGGAGAGTACGCCTCTCATTGGATAATGGCAAATTGATACATGGCTTTTCAACCAAAATGTCTGCAGATCTCCCATCAATTATCTCCAAATTTTCTTCAAATTCTGATCTATCTCCAAATGTTCAATTGGTTGATGGATTTCAACTATTGGATTTTTCAAGTCTAAACGCGAACGAACAAGTAATTCAAGCTATTAGAGAACAGTTGGATAAAATTGATTCTGAGGTCTTGTTAATCATTAAGCAATAG